Part of the Micromonospora rhizosphaerae genome is shown below.
TCGGCATCGAGCCGCGGGTGGCGATGCTGTCGTACTCGACCGGCAGGTCCGGTGCCGGCGCCGACGTGGAGAAGGTCGCGGCGGCCACCAAGCTGGTCCGCGAGCGCCGCCCGGAGCTGCTGGTGGAGGGCCCGATCCAGTACGACGCGGCGATCGATCCGCAGGTCGCGGCCACAAAGCTGCCGGACAGCCCGGTGGCCGGGCGGGCCACGGTCTTCATCTTCCCGGACCTGAACACCGGCAACAACACCTACAAGGCGGTGCAGCGCTCGGCCGGCGCGGTGGCGGTCGGGCCGGTGATGCAGGGCCTGCGCCGGCCGGTCAACGACCTGTCCCGCGGGGCCACCGTCCCGGACATCGTCAACACCGTCGCCATCACCGCCATCCAGGCCGCGGCCGGGGAGTCGTCATGAGTCGGGTGCTCGTCCTCAACTGCGGGTCGTCGTCGGTCAAGTACCGGCTCTACGACGGCGAGACCGTGCGCGACAAGGGCACGGTGGAGCGAATCGGCGAGCCGGGTGGCGGCCCTGCCGACCACGAGACCGCGGTCCGGGAGATCATCGCCCGGCTGGACCTGACCGGGCTGAGCGCGGTGGGGCACCGGGTGGTGCACGGCGGCCGGACGTTCAGCGAACCGATGCTGATCGACGATGCGGTGTTCGCCGCGATCGAGGATCTGGTGCCGCTCGCACCGCTGCACAACCCGGGCAACCTGACCGGCATCCGGGTCGCCCGCGAGTCGCTGCCGGACGTCCCGCAGGTCGCGGTCTTCGACACCGCGTTCCATCACACGCTGTCGGAGGCCGCCGCCACGTACGCGATCGAGCGGGACGTCGCGCAGCGCTACGGCATCCGGCGGTACGGCTTCCACGGCACCTCGCACGCGTACGTCTCCCGGCGCACCGCCGAGCTGCTGGAGCGGCCGTACGAGGAGTTGAACATCATCACGCTGCACTTGGGCAACGGCGCCAGCGCCTGCGCGGTCCGGGGCGGCCGCAGCGTGGCCACCTCGATGGGGATGTCGCCGCTCGAAGGGCTCGTGATGGGCACCCGCAGCGGGGACCTCGACCCGACGATCATCTTCCACCTGCGTCGCGAGGGCGGGATGGGCGTCGACGACATCGACGACCTGCTCAACCACCACAGCGGTCTGCTCGGGCTGACCGGCGCCAACGACATGCGCGAGGTGCTCCAGCGCCGGGAGGCCGGGGACGCCGCGGCGGCGCTCGCCTTCGACGTCTACTGCCGCCGGATCACCGGCTACGTCGGGGGGTACTACGCGCTGCTCGGGCGGGTGGACGCGATCACCTTCACCGCCGGGGTGGGCGAGCACGCCGCGCCGGTCCGCGCTGCGGCGCTGGCCGGGCTGGACCGGCTCGGCATCACGGTCGACCCGGCGCGCAACGGCGGCAGCGGCGACCGGGTGATCTCGCCGGACGGCGCCGAGGTGACCGTCTGCGTGATCGCCACCGACGAGGAACGGGAGATCGCCCGGGAGACCCGGGCCGTGGTGGCGAACCAGCACTGACCCGGGCGGGCGGTCAGCTCAGCGCCAGCCAGGCGACGACGGCCAGCAGCAGCACCACGACCACCGCGCCGACGATCAGCGGCAGGCGGGAGGAAGCGGCGGCCGGAGCGGTGGCCTCGGGCGCGCTGGCGAAGGCACGGAACTGCTCGGTGTTGCCGCTCGGGTCGGTGTAGTTCTCAGGCATGCCGCCGAGCCTAGCGAAGCTCGTCGAACCCGGCCGTCCCGGCGGGCCGGTCACGGCAGGTCGGTCCGGCCGGTGGAGACGGATCGACCGGGTGGCGGTGGCGGCGGATCCGGACGGCGGGACCGGGCGGACCGCCCGGCCGCCTACCGTGGAAACGTGGGCGTACAGCGGCTGATCGCCGTGCTGATGACGGCGCTGCTGGCGGGCTGCGGCCCGGCCACCGCCGTCACCGGCGACGCGCCGCCGCGGAGCGCATCCCGCGTGGATCGCCCGGAGGCGTCCCGGCACGCCCCGGACGGGCCGTATCCGGTGGGCGTACGGCAGCTCACCGTCGACCCGGGCGGCGCGAGGCCCCTCCCCGTGACGATCTGGTACCCGGCGGATCCGGGCCCGATGGCCTCGGTCCCGGCGACGGTCATCGCCGGCGCGCCGATCGCCGCCGGACGGTTCCCGGTGGTGGTCTACAGCCACGGGTTGCGCAGCCTCCCGGAGCTGCACGCCCCGCTGACCACCCGGTGGGCCGCCGCCGGCTTCGTGGTGGCCGCCCCGACCTACCCGCGGACCAACCTCCACGCGCCGGACTTCACCCGGGCGGACGTCCGCAACCAGCCCGCCGACGGCTGGCGGCTGATCCACCACCTGGTACGCCTCGACGCCCGCCGGGACGATCCCCTCGCCGGCCACCTGGACGTCAACCGGATCGCGGCGGCCGGCCACTCGGCAGGCGGCTTCACCACGGCCGGGATGTTCACCTCCGGTCACTCGGCGCGGCTGCGCTCCGGCATCGTCATCGCCGGCGGGGGCCTGGCCGGCAGCTTCGCCGGTCCGGCCGCGCCGCTGCTCTTCGTGCACGGCGGGGCCGACCCGATCGTGCCGGAGTCCGTCGGCCGCGCCGCGTACGCCCGGACGACCGGACCGGTGGCGTTCCTGAGCCTGTCCGGCCAGGGCCACGGCGAGTACCTGACCCCGGGCCGTCCCGGCTTCGCCCAGGTCCTCGCCACCACCACCGACTTCCTCCGCTGGACCCTCTACGACGACCCGACGGCCCGGCACCGCCTCCCCACCGACGCCCACCTCCCCGGCATCACCACCTTCACCGACGGCGGGACGACGGGCGAGGGCTGATCCACTCCGTTTGCCGGAGATAGGGGTGTCCCGACGTATCCGACACCCCCAGATGCGGCGCCTCGTGACGATCTTGCGCGGGGTCGCCCCCGGTCGCGCCGATGTCGGGTCGGCGGTCCGCGGGTGCCAGGCACAATCGTCTTCATGTCCCGCCGCCGTACCCCCGCCCTGATCGCCGCCGCGCTGCTCACCCTGAGCCTGGTGGGCTGCTCGAGCGATGCCGCCCGGGCCCCGCGCAGCGTCCCGACGGCGCCGCCGAAGGCGACCACCCCGGCGCCGCGGGTACCCGCCGGGCACGCACCCACCAAGGCCTTCGCGGTCGGCGTACGCCAGCTCACGCTGAACCGCGGCGGCGACCGCCCCCTGCCGGTGACCGTCTGGTACCCGGCCGGCGGCACTGCCGGCGGCCCGCCGGAGCGGTCCGCCCCGGCGGCGACCGGCCGGTTCCCGGTGGTGATGTTCAGCCACGGCCTCGGCGCCCGCCCGGAGGACTACCAACTGCTGCTGAGCCGCTGGGCGGCGGCCGGCTTCGTCGTCGCCGCGCCGAAGTTCCCGCACACCGGCAAGGGCGGCGACGGCAACGTGCTCGACGTGCTCAACCAGCCCGCCGACGTGTCGTACGCGCTGACCCAGGTGCTCACGCTCGACACCAGGGCGGGCGACCCGCTGCGCGGCCGGCTGGACCCCGACCGGGTGGCCGCGGCCGGGCACAGCGCCGGCGGGGTGACCACGATCGGGCTCTTCACCGCCGGCCGGGACGACCGGCTCGACGCCGGCGTGGTCTTCGCCGGCACCGCGCTCGGGGTCGGTACTGCCTTTGCCGGGGCGGCCGCGCCGCAGCTCTTCGTGCACGGCGAGGCCGACGAGGTGGTGGACTACGCCGCCGGCAAGGCGGCCTACGACGCGGTGCCCTGGCCGAAGGCGATGCTCAGCCTGCCCAAGGGGGACCACGGGCAGGCGCTGCTCGCCGACGGCAAGGCCCTCCGCGTGGTCTCCGACACCACGGTCGAGTTCCTCCGCTGGACCCTCTACGGCGACGCGGCGGCCAAGCGCCGGCTCCCCGCCGAGGCCACCCGCGGCAACCTCGCCACCCTCGACGACCACCTCTGACGGCGCCGCATCCCGCCCGCAGGCACGCTCTTTCACCGAAAGAGTGGCCATCCGCGCGGAAATGGCCACTCTTTCGGTGAATTTGCGGGGATTTTGCCCGGGCGCCGCGTCAGGCGGTGTGGTCGATGACGACCTTGCCGAAGACCTCGCCGGAGTGCAGCCGGGCGAAGGCCTCCTCGATCCGGCTGAACGGCATGACGCTGTCGATCACCGGGTGCACGTCGCGCTCGGCGCAGAACGCCAGCAGCTCGGTCAGCTCGTCCGGCGTGCCCATCGAGGTGCCCAGGATCTCCAGTTGCATCGCGAAGACCCGGCGCAGGTTGACCTTGGGCTCGTGCCCGGCGGTGGCGCCGGAGACGACGATCCGGCCCATCGGCGCCGCCGACTTCAGCGAGTGGTCGAAGGTGGCCGCGCCGACCGTCTCGATCACCACGTCGACCCGCTCGGGCAGGCGCGCGCCGGGCTCCAGCGCGGTCGCCCCCAGTTCGGTGATCCGCTCCCGCTTGGCGGCGTCCCGGCTGGTCGCGTACACCCGCTTGCCGAGCGCGACGCCGAGCGCGACGGCCGCGGTGGCGACGCCGCCGCCGGCGCCCTGGACCAGCACCGACTCGCCCTCGTCGACCCGGCCCTTGGTGGTCAGCATCCGCCACGCGGTGAGCCAGGACGTCGGCAGGCACGCCGCGTCGGTCACCGACAGGCCCGTCGGCAGCGGCAGCAGGTTCATCCGGGGTACGGCCACCCGCTCGGCGAAGGTGCCGGGGAAGTGCTCGGAGAGGATGGAGACTCCCCGCGGGTCACCCGGGGTGGGCACGACGGGGTAGATGACCACCTCGTTGCCGTCCGGGTCCGTGCCGACCGCGTCGCAGCCGAGGGTCATCGGCAGCTGGTCCGAGCTGAGCCCGACTCCGCGCAGCGACCACAGGTCGTGGTGGTTGAGCGAGCTGGCCTGCACCTGCACGGTGACCCAGTCGTCATCGGGGTGGGTCGGCTCGGGGCGGTCGCCGACGCTGAGCGCGGCGAGCGGGTTGTCGGCGTCGAAGCTCGAGGCATAGGCGGCACGCATGATCGGCACCGTAACAAGAGGAGCGGGTGTTCAGAAGGGGCCCCGCCCCTACCCGAAGCGGTAGCAGGGGGCCTGCGAACGGGCCGGCGGCGAGTCCCGCGCGTCGGGACGCCCCCGGCCCGTTCGTCCGTCGACCTCAGCGGCGGGCGACGCCGTCGCGGCGGGCGGCCTCGGCGACCGCCTCGGCGACCGCCGGGGCGACCCGCGGGTCCAACGGGGAGGGCACGATCGCATCGGCGGTCAGCGACTCGGCGACCACGCCGGCGATCGCGTCGGCGGCGGCCACCTTCATCCCGTCGGTGATCCGGGTGGCACCGGCGTCCAGCGCTCCGCGGAACACGCCGGGGAAGGCCAGCACGTTGTTGATCTGGTTGGGGTAGTCGCTGCGCCCGGTGGCGACCACCGCCACGTGCCGGGCGGCCACCTCCGGGTGCACTTCGGGGGTCGGGTTGGCCAGCGCGAAGACGATCCCGCCGGACGCCATGCCCGCCACCGCCTCCTCGGGGATCTGCCCGCCGGAGACGCCGACCAGCACGTCGGCGCCGCGCAGCGCCTCGGTGATGTCGCCCTGCCGGCCCTCCGCGTTGGTGGTCTCCGCCAGCTCGGCCTTGGTCCCGGTCAGGTCGCGGTGCCGGCCGATGATCCCCTTGGAGTCGCAGACCACCACCTGGTCCGGGTTCACTCCCCCGGCGACCAGCATCTTCGTCACCGCAACCCCGGCCGCGCCGGCGCCGCTGACCGCCACCCGCAGGTCGCCGAGCTTGCGGTTGAGCAGGGTGGCGGCGTTGCGCAGCGCGGCCAGCACGACGATCGCGGTGCCGTGCTGGTCGTCGTGGAAGACCGGGATCGGCAGCGCCTCGTCCAGCAGGCGCTCCACCTCGAAGCAGCGCGGGGCGCTGATGTCCTCGAGGTTGATCCCGCCGAACGAGGGCGCGAGCGCCCGCACCGCCGCCACGATCTCGTCCACGTCCTGGGTGTCGAGGCAGATCGGCACCGCGTCCACGCCGGCGAACTGCTTGAACAGCACCGCCTTGCCCTCCATCACCGGCAGCGCCGCGCGCGGGCCGATGTTGCCCAGGCCGAGTACGGCGGAGCCGTCGGTGACGACCGCGACGGTGTGCGACACCCAGGTGTAGTCGTCGGCCAGGTCCGGGTCGGCAGCGATCGCCTCACACACCCGGGCCACCCCCGGCGTGTACGCGAGGGAGAGGTCCTCCCGGCTGGTGAGGGGGACGGTCGAGGCGACCGCCAGCTTGCCGCCGACGTGCAGCCGGAAGACGGGATCAGCGGGGTCCACGGTGGACGAAGACATGGTGACTCCAGGATCTGTCGAGCAGACGGACCGGCCGACTCGGGCGCGAGGTCAGCGGCGAGCGGGGCGGGCGGTGCGGGGGTCACCCGGGCACTTCCGAGCATAGTGGTGCGCGGGCAGCGCCGATGTGAGCGGGGTCATATCGGCCGAGGACGTACCCGCCCGGGGCGGGGCCAGTAGCGGACCACCACCCGCCCCCGGACGTCGGCCACCCCGTACGCCCGGGAGTCGTCGGCGACCAGGTCGTTGTCCCCGCGTACCCACCAACCGCCCTCCTCGGGACGGACCGCGCGCTTGACCACGAGCAGCTCAGGGCGGCTGCGGAAGACCGCGAGCACCACGTCTCCCGGCCGGACCGCCCGCCCGCCGGTGCGGACCAGCACCGCGTCGCCGTGTCGCAGCGTCGGGGCCATGGAGGGCCCGGTGACCAGTACGGGCACCAGCGGCCCCCGCAGCTCGGGGCCGCCGGGCTCGTCGACCGCACGCACCGGGGTTTCACCTCCCGCCCGCTGGGGAGCATGTCCAGGAGTAATGTCGGCTTGGATCATCGCAAACATCCCATGGAGGACCCTGATGCGCCTTCCTCGCATCCTTACGCCCCGTGTGACCGCCAGCGCCCACTGCGACCTGCCGTGCGGCGTCTACGACCCGGCGCAGGCCCGGATCGAGGCCGAGTCGGTCAAAATGATCTGCGAGAAGTACCAGTCCAACACCGACCCCGAGTACCGCACCCGGGCGATCATCATCAAGGAGCAGCGCGCCGAGCTGGTCAAGCACCACCTCTGGGTGCTCTGGACCGACTACTTCAAGCCGGCCCACTTCGAGAAGTACCCGCACCTGCACCAGCTCTTCAACGAGACCACCAAGCTGGCGGGCTCCGCCGGCGCCAAGGGCGCGACCGACCCGGCCATCGCCGACCAGCTGCTGCAGAAGATCGACGAGATCTCGAAGATCTTCTGGGAGACCAAGAAGGCGTGACCCTGGCTTCCCAGGCACCGACGATCCGGCCGGCGCGTCCCGAGGACGTGCCGGCCGTCGTCGCGATGGTGCACGAGCTGGCCGAGTACGAACGGGCCGCCGAGCAGTGCCACCTGACCACCGAGCAGCTGAGCGCCGCCCTGTTCGGGCCGGACCCGGCGCTCTTCGGCCACGTCGCGGTGGACGCGGAGGACGAGCCGATCGGCTTCGCGCTCTGGTTCCTCAACTTCTCCACCTGGGAAGGCGTGCACGGCATCTACCTGGAGGACCTGTACGTCCGCCCGGCCGCCCGGGGCAGCGGGGCGGGGCGGCTGTTGCTGGCCACCCTGGCCGCGATCTGCGTGCAACGGGGCTACCGGCGGCTGGAGTGGTGGATGATCAACTGGAACCCCGCGGCCGGCTTCTACGCGTCCATCGGGGCGGTTCCAATGCAGGAGTGGGTGCCGTACCGGCTCTCCGGGCCGGCACTGCACGGCCTGGCCGCGCAGGCGACGGCCGCACCCACGCACCCGACCGCCTGACCCGGTAGAGTCCCGCACCGGGGGGATGAGGCGTGACTCCATTGACCGGCCAGCCGACGATCGACGAGGACGTCGTGCACCTCACCGTGCCCGCCGACGGCGGCTACCTCGGCGTGCTCCGCACCGCCACGGCCGGCCTCGCGGCCCGGCTACAGTTCGCCCTCGACGAGATCGAGGACCTGCGCATCGCCGTTGACGAGGCGTGCGCCATGCTGCTCGCCATCGCCACCCGCAACGCCGAGCTGGAGTGCCGGTTCGCGGTGACCGACGACGCACTGACCGTCGAGGTGACCGTGCCGACCGTCCGGGGCGCGACGCTCCCCTCGGAGTCGTCCTTCGCCTGGAAGGTGCTCACCGCGCTGACCACGGGCGCCTCCGCGAAGGCCGCCGACGGCCGGGCCACCATCTCGCTGCTCACCCGCCGCGCCCCGGGCTACTGACCAACGCCGCCGCGGGCTACTGACCCGCGGCTTCAGGCGGATGATCGGCCCAGGCCGCGCAGTCGGGCAGCGCGTGCCGCGACGGGCCGGCAGGTCATTCGAAGCCGAGCGCCCGGGTGGTCGGCGGGCTGACCAGCAACCCGGCCACGCCGAGGCCGAGGGCCATCAGCGGCAGCCCGAGCCAGCCCATTCCGCCCTGGATCATGTACCAGCCGATCGGCAGCAGCATCAGCTGGAGCACGATGGCCGGGGCGCGGGCGCCCGCCTTCCGGCGCGCCAAGGCGCCGCCGAGGGCCCAGAGCGCCGCCGCCCCCGCGACCGCGAACGCCGTCACCAGCAGCGCCGACGTGAGGTGGGTCGTGGCGGCGGTGAGATCGGACCAGATCAGCCACACCGCGACCAGGC
Proteins encoded:
- the sodN gene encoding superoxide dismutase, Ni; its protein translation is MRLPRILTPRVTASAHCDLPCGVYDPAQARIEAESVKMICEKYQSNTDPEYRTRAIIIKEQRAELVKHHLWVLWTDYFKPAHFEKYPHLHQLFNETTKLAGSAGAKGATDPAIADQLLQKIDEISKIFWETKKA
- a CDS encoding zinc-binding dehydrogenase; the encoded protein is MPIMRAAYASSFDADNPLAALSVGDRPEPTHPDDDWVTVQVQASSLNHHDLWSLRGVGLSSDQLPMTLGCDAVGTDPDGNEVVIYPVVPTPGDPRGVSILSEHFPGTFAERVAVPRMNLLPLPTGLSVTDAACLPTSWLTAWRMLTTKGRVDEGESVLVQGAGGGVATAAVALGVALGKRVYATSRDAAKRERITELGATALEPGARLPERVDVVIETVGAATFDHSLKSAAPMGRIVVSGATAGHEPKVNLRRVFAMQLEILGTSMGTPDELTELLAFCAERDVHPVIDSVMPFSRIEEAFARLHSGEVFGKVVIDHTA
- a CDS encoding acetate/propionate family kinase codes for the protein MSRVLVLNCGSSSVKYRLYDGETVRDKGTVERIGEPGGGPADHETAVREIIARLDLTGLSAVGHRVVHGGRTFSEPMLIDDAVFAAIEDLVPLAPLHNPGNLTGIRVARESLPDVPQVAVFDTAFHHTLSEAAATYAIERDVAQRYGIRRYGFHGTSHAYVSRRTAELLERPYEELNIITLHLGNGASACAVRGGRSVATSMGMSPLEGLVMGTRSGDLDPTIIFHLRREGGMGVDDIDDLLNHHSGLLGLTGANDMREVLQRREAGDAAAALAFDVYCRRITGYVGGYYALLGRVDAITFTAGVGEHAAPVRAAALAGLDRLGITVDPARNGGSGDRVISPDGAEVTVCVIATDEEREIARETRAVVANQH
- a CDS encoding alpha/beta hydrolase family protein — translated: MGVQRLIAVLMTALLAGCGPATAVTGDAPPRSASRVDRPEASRHAPDGPYPVGVRQLTVDPGGARPLPVTIWYPADPGPMASVPATVIAGAPIAAGRFPVVVYSHGLRSLPELHAPLTTRWAAAGFVVAAPTYPRTNLHAPDFTRADVRNQPADGWRLIHHLVRLDARRDDPLAGHLDVNRIAAAGHSAGGFTTAGMFTSGHSARLRSGIVIAGGGLAGSFAGPAAPLLFVHGGADPIVPESVGRAAYARTTGPVAFLSLSGQGHGEYLTPGRPGFAQVLATTTDFLRWTLYDDPTARHRLPTDAHLPGITTFTDGGTTGEG
- a CDS encoding NAD(P)-dependent malic enzyme encodes the protein MSSSTVDPADPVFRLHVGGKLAVASTVPLTSREDLSLAYTPGVARVCEAIAADPDLADDYTWVSHTVAVVTDGSAVLGLGNIGPRAALPVMEGKAVLFKQFAGVDAVPICLDTQDVDEIVAAVRALAPSFGGINLEDISAPRCFEVERLLDEALPIPVFHDDQHGTAIVVLAALRNAATLLNRKLGDLRVAVSGAGAAGVAVTKMLVAGGVNPDQVVVCDSKGIIGRHRDLTGTKAELAETTNAEGRQGDITEALRGADVLVGVSGGQIPEEAVAGMASGGIVFALANPTPEVHPEVAARHVAVVATGRSDYPNQINNVLAFPGVFRGALDAGATRITDGMKVAAADAIAGVVAESLTADAIVPSPLDPRVAPAVAEAVAEAARRDGVARR
- a CDS encoding S24/S26 family peptidase, with the translated sequence MRAVDEPGGPELRGPLVPVLVTGPSMAPTLRHGDAVLVRTGGRAVRPGDVVLAVFRSRPELLVVKRAVRPEEGGWWVRGDNDLVADDSRAYGVADVRGRVVVRYWPRPGRVRPRPI
- a CDS encoding GNAT family N-acetyltransferase yields the protein MVHELAEYERAAEQCHLTTEQLSAALFGPDPALFGHVAVDAEDEPIGFALWFLNFSTWEGVHGIYLEDLYVRPAARGSGAGRLLLATLAAICVQRGYRRLEWWMINWNPAAGFYASIGAVPMQEWVPYRLSGPALHGLAAQATAAPTHPTA
- a CDS encoding ATP-binding protein produces the protein MTPLTGQPTIDEDVVHLTVPADGGYLGVLRTATAGLAARLQFALDEIEDLRIAVDEACAMLLAIATRNAELECRFAVTDDALTVEVTVPTVRGATLPSESSFAWKVLTALTTGASAKAADGRATISLLTRRAPGY
- a CDS encoding alpha/beta hydrolase family protein, with the protein product MSRRRTPALIAAALLTLSLVGCSSDAARAPRSVPTAPPKATTPAPRVPAGHAPTKAFAVGVRQLTLNRGGDRPLPVTVWYPAGGTAGGPPERSAPAATGRFPVVMFSHGLGARPEDYQLLLSRWAAAGFVVAAPKFPHTGKGGDGNVLDVLNQPADVSYALTQVLTLDTRAGDPLRGRLDPDRVAAAGHSAGGVTTIGLFTAGRDDRLDAGVVFAGTALGVGTAFAGAAAPQLFVHGEADEVVDYAAGKAAYDAVPWPKAMLSLPKGDHGQALLADGKALRVVSDTTVEFLRWTLYGDAAAKRRLPAEATRGNLATLDDHL